One stretch of Euphorbia lathyris chromosome 7, ddEupLath1.1, whole genome shotgun sequence DNA includes these proteins:
- the LOC136235147 gene encoding ATP-dependent DNA helicase 2 subunit KU80-like translates to MIVSIATSILQFKGDLANVAAFHIKENDHVHIIGQPSANSSPIDVIRSQSIPERFYHCLALKSKQPDAPLDRTLKKITEPDPQLLRENNGVIDTFLKNFAVKENPRLKKSTRRFLPKKPSG, encoded by the exons ATGATTGTTTCTATTGCTACTTCAATCCTGCAGTTCAAAG GTGATTTGGCTAATGTTGCTGCTTTCCACATCAAAGAAAATGATCATGTCCACATAATTGGACAGCCAAGTGCAAATTCTTCTCCAATTGATGTGATTAGGAGTCAATCAATCCCTGAG CGTTTTTATCATTGTCTTGCTTTGAAATCAAAGCAACCAGATGCACCACTAGACAGAACTCTTAAGAAGATAACTGAACCTGATCCACAACTTCTTCGGGAGAACAACGGTGTTATTGATACGTTTCTGAAAAACTTTGCAGTCAAAGAGAACCCAAGG TTAAAGAAATCAACCCGGCGGTTTTTACCGAAGAAGCCATCTGGCTGA
- the LOC136235146 gene encoding patatin-like protein 2: METPRSPLQPPTYGNLVTILSIDGGGIRGILPGTILAFLEAELQKLDGEEARLADYFDVITGTSTGGLVTAMLTAPNENNRPIFAAKDINTFYLEHCPKIFHQDTSPFAPAANLMKTFTGPKYDGKYLHKVVKEKLGEIRLGQTLTNVVIPTFDIKRLQPTVFNSYEAKQIPSLNALLSDICIATSAAPTYLPAHAFETKDSQGNVRKFDLIDGGVAANNPTLVAMNAVMKEILHNNPDFFPIKPTDYTRFMVLSLGTGAAKSEQKFEATEAAKWGLLGWLTSEHSTPLVDVFTQASSDMVDYHISTVFQALHSEENYIRIQDDSLTGNLSSVDIATEENLNGLVKVGEELLKKRVGRVNLENGSFQPAYKATNEEALIKLAKILSTEKLVREARSPHGKVVVLQDLKIKI; this comes from the exons ATGGAAACCCCAAGATCACCACTCCAGCCCCCAACTTATGGCAACTTAGTTACCATTCTTAGCATTGATGGTGGTGGAATCAGAGGAATTTTACCCGGAACTATCCTTGCTTTTTTGGAAGCCGAACTTCAG AAACTTGATGGTGAGGAAGCAAGATTGGCAGACTATTTTGATGTGATTACAGGGACTAGTACTGGTGGACTTGTTACTGCTATGTTAACTGCACCAAATGAAAATAACCGTCCAATCTTTGCTGCTAAAGACATCAATACTTTCTACCTTGAGCACTGCCCTAAAATCTTCCATCAAGACAC GTCTCCGTTCGCTCCTGCAGCGAATTTGATGAAAACGTTTACAGGACCTAAGTATGATGGGAAGTATTTACACAAGGTTGTGAAAGAGAAATTAGGTGAAATTAGATTGGGACAGACTTTGACAAATGTTGTCATCCCTACATTTGATATCAAACGTCTTCAACCGACAGTCTTTAATAGCTATGAG GCGAAGCAGATTCCGTCGCTAAATGCGCTTCTATCTGATATATGCATAGCGACTTCAGCCGCCCCAACTTATCTTCCTGCCCATGCTTTCGAAACCAAGGATTCTCAAGGGAACGTCCGCAAATTCGATCTCATAGACGGCGGCGTCGCTGCTAATAATCCA ACATTGGTGGCTATGAATGCTGTGATGAAAGAGATTCTCCACAATAATCCAGACTTCTTCCCCATAAAGCCAACAGATTACACTCGATTTATGGTGCTCTCTTTAGGGACCGGAGCTGCCAAAAGTGAACAAAAATTCGAAGCTACTGAAGCCGCTAAATGGGGTTTACTTGGTTGGTTAACCAGTGAACATTCCACTCCTTTGGTTGATGTTTTCACCCAAGCTAGCAGCGACATGGTTGATTACCATATCTCTACAGTTTTTCAGGCTCTTCACTCCGAGGAAAATTATATCAGAATCCAAGACGATAGTCTCACCGGAAACCTCTCGTCCGTCGACATCGCCACCGAAGAAAACTTGAACGGTTTAGTGAAAGTGGGGGAAGAGTTACTGAAGAAAAGAGTTGGAAGGGTCAATTTGGAAAATGGTTCTTTTCAGCCTGCTTATAAGGCTACTAATGAAGAAGCTCTTATCAA GTTGGCTAAAATACTGTCAACGGAGAAGTTAGTTCGGGAAGCAAGATCGCCCCATGGAAAAGTAGTTGTCCTACAagatttgaaaattaaaatatga